A segment of the Fibrobacter sp. genome:
CATAATGGTCCGGATAATCCTCCGCATGGTCCACATTGTGGAATGCCAGGCTAGAAACCACACTTTTGCCTGCATAATTTTTTATTTCATCGCTAAATACGGGATGCTTATCCACGCCCACATTCTGTCCCCAGCCCTTACCTCTCATGTTATAACGAAGCAAGGCGGCAATCGTTCCGTTTTCCAATTCCTCCATGGTCATGGTTGTTGAATGTGCCCCGGTATAAATATTACAACCCGGTCTTTCGAAAATATTTTCGTATGTATAACCGCGATAACTGGCGCCGATATTGACTACGTCGCAGTTTTCCTTATTTCTATCTAGGGGACCTGCGTTGTAAGCGTTTCTGATGTTGAGATAAGTATCAACGCTCCCCATTTCAGCCATAATTCCTTTGGCATTTATATAGGAAAGAATTAAGCCCATATTATACACATTCTCAATGGCCATGTAACCCGATTCAAATCGACCCACAAGGCCTGCTGCGTAATATTTGCCCAGAATATAGGAGTCCTCAAGCCCCACATTGGCAATGACAATGGAGTCTCCTTCCTCACCACCCTTTACCGTACTGAAAAGAGCGGCATATTCAAACGAATCATCATTGAAGTACAAACCGGAAATAGTATGGAACTGTCCATCGAATTTTCCGCTAAAACCGACCATGGGAGTCCAGGGAACAAAATTGCTTCCATCCCCATTCAAGGTGTCATTAGCAAGAACATTCTGGTTCACCACGATATTCGCGGTAAGCTTACCGCAGGCGTCGGACTCAAGTTTAAATGCGTCAGAGCCATTGACTACAGCGGCAAAGCCATACAGCTCGGCAGCGGAACCAATCTGGTAACAACCGTCAACCTTCTTAGGGATGACCGGCGAAATGGATGCAGCCCCAGCCAACACAGCAGCAGCGGCAAGTATGAGCGTTATTTTCTTCAAAATCATATGTAACCCCCAAAAAATTTCTTTATCCCAGTTCTTCTGGGTTCAGGCACTTAAGCTCATCAATGACGAACTTGCCATCCTTACGGATCAGGACATCGTCGAACCAGATTTCACCGCCACCGTATTCGGGACGCATGATCAGAACCAAGTCCCAATGGATTGCAGACACATTTCCATTAGGAGCGTCTTCGTAGCAGCGGCCCGGAGTAAAGTGGATGGAGCCAGCGATCTTTTCGTCGAAAAGAATGTCGCACATGGCGCTGTTCACGTAGGGATTGAAACCGATGGCGAACTCGCCCACATAGCGGGCACCTTCGTCCGTATTGAACAAAGCGTTCAAGGCCTCGTTGGAGCCGGTTTCGCAGGAGGCGTTCACAATGGCGCCGTCCTTGAATTCCAGGCGAACGTTACCGAACTGCTTGCCATCGTAAAGGGACGGAGTGTTATACTGAATCACGCCGTTAACGCTATTGCGGACAGGAGCAGTATACACTTCCCCATCGGGAATATTCATGTTACCGCAGCAAGGCACAGCGCCGATACCCTTGATGCTGAATGTCAAATCCGTTCCCTTGGAAACCAGGCGCACCTTGTCGGTACGGTTCATCAGGTCCACAAGGTTCTGGGCGGCCTTTGCCATCTTGGGATAGTCTGCCAGGCAAGCTTCAAAGTAGAAGTCCTCGAAGGCCTCGGTACTCATCTTGGCGGCCTGAGCCATGGAAGGATTGGGCCAGCGAAGCACACACCAGCGGGTCTTATTCACGCGATAGTCCAGAACAGCCTGGTTAGCCAAGCGGTACTTCTTCATCTGCGGGCCAGGAATGTCGCAATTTTCCATGGCGTTTTCAGCAGCACGAATGGAAATGTAGCACTGCATCTTCTGCATTTCAGCCATGGCCAAGTCAGCAGAAACCTTCATCTGTTCTTCCGTAGCAGACTTTATCATTTCACGACGTACACGACCATTGTAGTTATGAACGAAAGCGTTTCCGCCGGCCTTTGCGACAGCCTTGACCAATTCCGTGCTCAGTTCGTCGGGAGTATCAGTGGTTTCAATAAGGATATTTTCGCCAGCCTTAAGAGCGATGGCGTTGTTAATCAAATTTTCAGCAAGTTTTGTAATGCGAGGATCTTTCATAGGCTTAAATATAAAAAAGCCGATAGTCTCGCGACTACCGGCAAAAAATTTTCAATCCATACACAAACAATTTTTCTATTCGGAGAAAGTAAAGGGAACCGTCACGGTAGTGTTACCAGATTTCACCTTGTTAAATGTCCAGCGGCCTACGGTATTCTTGACTTCGTTATCGAATTCCCCGTATCCCGTCGTAGACGAAACTATGGCTATGCTGACAATCTCACCACCCGGAGCAATGGTAAACTTTAATGTCACCTTGCCCTGGAAACCAGGATTCTTCTTAAGGTACTTGTTATACACATGTCGAAGCCCCGGAGTACGCGTACGGATCACCTTCATGATATCCGATGCTGAGCGAGCCGAGTTGGCAGAACTCATATCGATATCTGTCGGCGAAGGAGGAGTCAGACGCCCCTTAAGCGCCTTGGTCGCAATGGAACCGGCTGCATTACCGATCAAGTTGGTGAACGCATCGTCAATACCACCGCTACCACCGGCGAACTGACCTTCATTGAAGCCTCCATTCACCTTACCTCGGACCTCGCCAATCTTGGTCTTTCCCGTAGTCTGGAGACCATTGGTGTGCTTGAGCACCTTGTCGATATCCTTGGCAAACTGCTGATTTTTCATGAGATCATAGGCCATGGCGCTTGCGTTGTTCGTCTGGGCGGTAATCATCTTGATGATTCCGCGATTTAATGGTGCACGAGGATTTCCCTTGCCAGAGTTTTTTCCACCGCCACCAGGTCTTTTACGTTGTATTTCCTGTTGTTGGTTTTTCTTTTGTTGTTTAGGCGTCTCCTTTTTTTCTTCTTTCTTGTTCAATATGCTTACGGTGGCCTTCAGTTCTTCATTAGGTAATTTGTCAAAAATGACATCGTCAATCACCCTTTCGTATGCCGCAGCCCAGAAGCACAGAGACAGTGCCACAAGAAAGGAAACTCCAGCAATGGAGCCCATCTTCTTATCTGAATCGGGCATGAGTGATGCGATGAATTCATTTACGGTTTTATCTTGCAGGTTTTTCATGATTTTATCCTACCTTTCCTTTTTACGGATTTATTGTTTTATGGGAAATAATGAATATGATTTTCAGACAATACGAGGACAGCTGTTCTTAGGAGAACATTCAAGCCCAGGAAGGCAAAAGAGGAACAGGACTTGCAAGGGCAAGCCATTCACTCAACTCATTACATTTTAGCGGGAGGACAAATAGACCAGTTCATGTCGCCTGTGTTTCAGGTCGTGACCAGCTAGTAGACAACTTCATTTCTTTGATTATCGGTTCGGAAAAGTCCAAGTAGATTCGGTCGTTTCACTCGCCTCAATCACAAATTACTTTATTCAGAATTCCCGTTCAATGACCGCTCCTTTACTCGGCATCAGAACAAGACTCTCATCTACAATTTTGAAACTATAAAGATTTTTTTCCGCGGAATCGGCAGAAACCGTAAAGAAAATTTTGTGCTTCGGAATGTAAAAATATCGGTGTTCAGCCGAGCCCTTGTAGTTGCTGGAGCCAGGACTGATTTTCATGTTTTGAGAACCTTATGAACTTTACATTTCAAGGGGTAAAATCTATTCCAAATTAGAGTGAAATTAAGGCATAACCTTGATTAAAGTAGGTAGCAACATCCATGGGAGTTATTTATATTTTGGGCATTATGAAGCTTTTATCTACCCCTCCCGATTTGAATCGTATTGCGCGCCCCAACTGGATTGAAATCAATCTCGACGCTCTTTGTAACAACATTCAGTTTATCCGTAGCCAGATTCCTGCCAACACCAAGATCCTTCTGCCCGTAAAGGCGGACTCCTACGGCCATGGCAGCCTAGCCTGCTCCTTTGCAGCCAAGTTCGGCGGAGCCGACTATCTTGGCGTGGCACACATCAGCGAAGGCATGCTACTTCGTCAGTACGGTATGGACTTGCCCATCTTGGTTCTTGGCCCCTGCACTCCCGCGGACTTCGCCTACTTTGTGGAGTTCCAGCTGACTGCAGCCATTACGGACATCCGTACAGCCATGGCTTTCGACCAGTTCCTCCGTGACAACGACTGCACCTGCAAGGCCCACTTGGCAATTGACTCCGGCATGAACCGCTACGGTTTTGACGCCGAAGACTTCAACAACATTCGTGCCGCCTTGAGCCTTAAGAATCTGCAGTTCGAAGGTATGTTCACGCACCTGGCCACAGCAGACATGCCGGGCAATCCCAAGACTGAGATCCAGATCCAGCGATTCACCCGACTGGTGGACGTTCTGGAAGCCGA
Coding sequences within it:
- a CDS encoding aminopeptidase, which translates into the protein MKDPRITKLAENLINNAIALKAGENILIETTDTPDELSTELVKAVAKAGGNAFVHNYNGRVRREMIKSATEEQMKVSADLAMAEMQKMQCYISIRAAENAMENCDIPGPQMKKYRLANQAVLDYRVNKTRWCVLRWPNPSMAQAAKMSTEAFEDFYFEACLADYPKMAKAAQNLVDLMNRTDKVRLVSKGTDLTFSIKGIGAVPCCGNMNIPDGEVYTAPVRNSVNGVIQYNTPSLYDGKQFGNVRLEFKDGAIVNASCETGSNEALNALFNTDEGARYVGEFAIGFNPYVNSAMCDILFDEKIAGSIHFTPGRCYEDAPNGNVSAIHWDLVLIMRPEYGGGEIWFDDVLIRKDGKFVIDELKCLNPEELG
- a CDS encoding TonB family protein, coding for MKNLQDKTVNEFIASLMPDSDKKMGSIAGVSFLVALSLCFWAAAYERVIDDVIFDKLPNEELKATVSILNKKEEKKETPKQQKKNQQQEIQRKRPGGGGKNSGKGNPRAPLNRGIIKMITAQTNNASAMAYDLMKNQQFAKDIDKVLKHTNGLQTTGKTKIGEVRGKVNGGFNEGQFAGGSGGIDDAFTNLIGNAAGSIATKALKGRLTPPSPTDIDMSSANSARSASDIMKVIRTRTPGLRHVYNKYLKKNPGFQGKVTLKFTIAPGGEIVSIAIVSSTTGYGEFDNEVKNTVGRWTFNKVKSGNTTVTVPFTFSE